Proteins found in one Deinococcus seoulensis genomic segment:
- the groL gene encoding chaperonin GroEL (60 kDa chaperone family; promotes refolding of misfolded polypeptides especially under stressful conditions; forms two stacked rings of heptamers to form a barrel-shaped 14mer; ends can be capped by GroES; misfolded proteins enter the barrel where they are refolded when GroES binds): MAKQLVFDEQARRALERGVNAVANAVKVTLGPRGRNVVIEKKFGSPTITKDGVTVAKEIELEDKLENIGAQLLKEVASKTNDITGDGTTTATVLGQAVVKEGLRNVAAGANPLALKRGIEKAVAAAIEEIKNLAVPVEDSEAIKKVAGISANDEQVGEEIANAMDKVGKEGVITIEESKGFDTEVDVVEGMQFDKGYISPYFITSPDTMEAVLEDAYILIYEKKVSALKDLLPVLEKVAQTGRPLMIIAEDVEGEALATLVVNKLRGTLNIAAVKAPGFGDRRKEMLRDIAAVTGGEVVSEDLGHKLENTSMDMLGRAARVRITKDETTIVDGKGEQAQIDARVNAIKGELDSTDSDYAKEKLQERLAKLAGGVAVIRVGAATETELKEKKHRYEDALSTARSAVEEGIVSGGGTTLLRIIPAVRKAAEALTGDEATGARILIRALEEPARQIAANAGEEGSVIVNAVIGSDKPRFGFNAATGEYVDDMVAAGIVDPAKVTRTALQNAASIGALILTTEAIVSDKPEKAAPAPAGGPDMGGMDF; this comes from the coding sequence ATGGCCAAGCAACTCGTGTTTGATGAACAAGCCCGCCGCGCCCTCGAACGAGGCGTGAACGCCGTCGCCAACGCCGTCAAAGTGACCCTCGGGCCGCGCGGCCGTAACGTCGTCATCGAGAAGAAATTCGGCAGCCCCACCATCACCAAGGACGGCGTCACCGTCGCCAAGGAAATCGAGCTGGAAGACAAGCTCGAGAACATCGGCGCCCAGCTGCTGAAAGAAGTCGCCAGCAAGACCAACGACATCACCGGTGACGGCACCACCACCGCCACGGTCCTCGGCCAGGCCGTCGTGAAAGAAGGCCTGCGCAACGTCGCCGCCGGCGCCAACCCGCTGGCCCTGAAACGCGGCATCGAGAAAGCCGTCGCCGCCGCCATCGAGGAAATCAAGAACCTCGCCGTGCCCGTCGAAGACAGCGAAGCCATCAAGAAAGTCGCCGGCATCAGCGCCAACGACGAGCAGGTCGGCGAAGAAATCGCCAACGCGATGGACAAGGTCGGCAAGGAAGGCGTCATCACCATCGAAGAAAGCAAAGGCTTCGACACCGAAGTGGACGTCGTGGAAGGCATGCAGTTCGACAAGGGCTACATCAGCCCCTACTTCATCACCAGCCCCGACACCATGGAAGCCGTCCTCGAAGACGCCTACATCCTCATCTACGAGAAGAAAGTCAGCGCCCTGAAAGACCTGCTGCCCGTCCTCGAGAAAGTCGCCCAGACCGGCCGCCCCCTGATGATCATCGCCGAGGACGTCGAAGGCGAAGCCCTCGCCACGCTGGTCGTCAACAAACTACGCGGCACCCTGAACATCGCCGCCGTCAAAGCCCCCGGCTTCGGCGACCGCCGCAAGGAAATGCTGCGCGACATCGCCGCCGTCACCGGCGGGGAAGTCGTCAGCGAAGACCTCGGCCACAAACTCGAGAACACCAGCATGGACATGCTCGGCCGCGCCGCCCGCGTCCGCATCACCAAAGACGAAACCACCATCGTCGACGGGAAAGGCGAACAGGCCCAGATCGACGCCCGCGTCAACGCCATCAAGGGCGAACTGGACAGCACCGACAGCGACTACGCCAAGGAAAAACTCCAGGAACGCCTCGCCAAACTCGCCGGCGGCGTCGCCGTCATCCGCGTCGGCGCAGCCACCGAAACGGAACTCAAAGAGAAGAAGCACCGCTACGAGGACGCCCTCAGCACCGCCCGCAGCGCGGTCGAGGAAGGCATCGTCTCCGGCGGCGGCACCACCCTGCTGCGCATCATCCCCGCCGTCCGCAAGGCCGCCGAAGCCCTCACCGGCGACGAAGCCACCGGCGCCCGCATCCTGATCCGCGCGCTCGAAGAACCCGCCCGCCAGATCGCCGCGAACGCCGGTGAAGAAGGCAGCGTCATCGTGAACGCCGTCATTGGCAGCGACAAGCCCCGCTTCGGCTTCAACGCCGCCACCGGCGAGTACGTCGACGACATGGTCGCCGCCGGCATCGTCGACCCCGCCAAGGTCACCCGCACCGCACTGCAGAACGCCGCCAGCATCGGCGCGCTGATCCTCACCACCGAAGCCATCGTCAGCGACAAGCCCGAGAAGGCCGCCCCCGCACCCGCCGGCGGCCCCGACATGGGCGGCATGGACTTCTAA
- a CDS encoding nucleoside deaminase produces MTPAGLSAGWNAALQEAWDAYCAGSYAIGACVIDAEGHVIARGRNRLGDPRGAEGGVIGGHDLAHAEINALLNLKDTPRPECRGWTVLTTVQPCPQCAGAIAMSGLRAVEYAAEDPWGGCTRLLTDDPYVSRKGIRVGRAPADVQRVALRLAWAGFLNDQPPVTTVPGGNLYDAFHEYRDDIHAVADLHASGTLAALRARRAPLAEALAVLA; encoded by the coding sequence GTGACACCGGCTGGCCTGTCGGCCGGCTGGAACGCGGCGCTTCAGGAAGCCTGGGACGCCTACTGCGCCGGGTCGTATGCCATCGGCGCGTGCGTGATCGACGCCGAGGGGCACGTGATCGCGCGGGGCCGCAACCGCCTGGGCGACCCGCGCGGCGCGGAGGGCGGCGTGATCGGCGGGCACGATCTGGCACACGCCGAGATCAACGCCTTGCTGAACCTGAAGGACACGCCGCGCCCCGAGTGTCGCGGCTGGACGGTGCTCACGACGGTGCAGCCCTGCCCACAGTGTGCCGGGGCGATTGCCATGAGTGGCCTGCGTGCCGTGGAGTACGCCGCCGAGGATCCCTGGGGCGGCTGCACGCGGCTGCTGACCGACGACCCGTACGTGTCCCGCAAGGGCATCCGCGTGGGCCGCGCGCCGGCGGACGTGCAGCGCGTGGCCCTGCGGCTGGCCTGGGCGGGTTTCCTGAATGATCAGCCCCCTGTGACGACCGTACCCGGCGGGAACCTCTACGACGCCTTTCACGAGTACCGGGACGACATTCACGCCGTGGCCGACCTGCACGCATCCGGCACCCTGGCAGCCCTGCGTGCGCGGCGCGCCCCGCTGGCCGAGGCGCTGGCGGTGCTGGCATGA
- a CDS encoding aminotransferase-like domain-containing protein produces the protein MPPHPTLPDAPRWAALLTGWRRNPTAPTLQGRLISTLQTLISTGQLSPGERLPAERPLAALLGLSRNTVAQALDDLAASGWVTRRVGSGTHVSGNAPRTAPLLTLRTPVGAAHPSEIDLTIAVPLLTEPHRHRLREATLNAFQESLYHPLGLPDLRACIAELYATQGLPTTPEQIIITSGAQQAISLTATTLLRRGDHALLESPTYFGAIDVFRAASATLTGVPVTPHGVNPDTFMTLARTHHPRLAFLTPTHQNPTGTTLPTHARARLAAFIHDTHLPTIEDDTLTDLGFTDQPPPPRLSTHAPDAPIINVGSLSKLYWAGLRIGWMRLPPTLTAPLTQAKTLTDFGSSQPAQHLALHLLSDLPTLISERRAAITPARDHLAHLLRTHLPDWTFTTPPGGQFLWIQLPTPTASAYTHHAARHGLRLYPGASMGVEPLPDQYLRVPFTLHPDHIPEAVRRLARAWVEFTSRGSERLA, from the coding sequence GTGCCCCCCCACCCCACCCTGCCAGACGCACCCCGCTGGGCCGCCCTGCTGACCGGATGGCGCCGCAACCCCACCGCCCCCACCCTTCAGGGCCGCCTGATCAGCACCCTGCAAACCCTGATCAGCACCGGCCAGCTCAGCCCCGGCGAACGCCTCCCCGCCGAACGCCCCCTGGCCGCCCTGCTCGGCCTCAGCCGCAACACCGTCGCCCAGGCCCTCGACGACCTCGCCGCCAGCGGCTGGGTCACCCGGCGCGTCGGCAGCGGCACCCACGTCTCAGGCAACGCCCCCCGCACCGCGCCCCTCCTCACACTCCGCACCCCCGTCGGCGCGGCCCACCCCAGCGAGATCGACCTCACCATCGCCGTCCCCCTCCTCACCGAACCCCACCGCCACCGCCTACGCGAAGCCACCCTGAACGCCTTCCAGGAAAGCCTCTACCACCCACTCGGCCTCCCGGACCTGCGCGCCTGCATCGCCGAACTGTACGCCACGCAGGGCCTCCCCACCACACCCGAACAGATCATCATCACCAGCGGCGCACAGCAGGCCATCTCCCTCACCGCCACCACCCTCCTCCGCCGCGGCGACCACGCCCTCCTCGAAAGCCCCACATACTTCGGAGCCATCGACGTCTTCCGCGCCGCCAGCGCCACCCTCACCGGCGTGCCCGTCACCCCACACGGCGTGAACCCCGACACGTTCATGACCCTCGCCCGCACCCACCACCCCCGCCTCGCGTTCCTCACCCCCACCCACCAGAACCCCACCGGCACCACCCTCCCCACCCACGCCCGCGCCCGCCTCGCCGCCTTCATTCACGACACGCACCTCCCCACCATCGAAGACGACACCCTCACCGACCTCGGCTTCACCGACCAACCCCCACCCCCACGCCTCAGCACCCACGCCCCAGACGCCCCCATCATCAACGTCGGCTCCCTCAGCAAGCTCTACTGGGCCGGACTCCGCATCGGCTGGATGCGCCTCCCACCCACCCTCACCGCGCCCCTCACCCAGGCCAAGACCCTCACCGACTTCGGCAGCAGCCAACCCGCCCAGCACCTCGCCCTCCACCTCCTGAGCGACCTCCCCACCCTCATCAGCGAACGCCGAGCCGCCATCACCCCCGCCCGCGACCACCTCGCCCACCTCCTCCGCACCCACCTCCCCGACTGGACCTTCACCACCCCACCCGGCGGACAATTCCTCTGGATTCAACTCCCCACCCCCACCGCCAGCGCCTACACCCACCACGCCGCCCGCCACGGCCTACGCCTCTACCCCGGCGCCAGCATGGGCGTCGAACCCCTCCCCGACCAGTACCTGCGCGTCCCCTTCACCCTTCACCCCGACCACATCCCCGAAGCGGTCCGGCGGCTCGCGCGGGCGTGGGTGGAGTTCACGAGCCGGGGGAGTGAACGGCTGGCGTGA
- the groES gene encoding co-chaperone GroES has product MLKPLGDRVLVEIIEEAEQKTAGGLYVPDTAKEKSQRGKVVAVGSGKVLDNGTRIALDVKEGDTVYFAKYGGTEVSLEGKNYSILAERDILAIVE; this is encoded by the coding sequence ATGCTGAAACCCTTAGGTGACCGCGTTCTGGTTGAAATCATCGAGGAAGCCGAGCAGAAAACCGCCGGCGGCCTGTACGTCCCCGACACCGCCAAAGAGAAGAGCCAGCGCGGCAAAGTCGTCGCCGTCGGCAGCGGCAAGGTGCTCGACAACGGCACCCGCATCGCCCTCGACGTGAAAGAAGGCGACACCGTCTACTTCGCCAAGTACGGCGGCACGGAAGTCAGCCTCGAAGGCAAGAACTACTCCATCCTCGCCGAACGCGACATCCTCGCCATCGTCGAGTAA
- a CDS encoding GNAT family N-acetyltransferase, translated as MRHDLTLVDGPYTLRPMTDADTAPLMALARAHEAEYARMGTFPTQERYYTGALDAPDQLPFVKLVGGELAGATRFMEMRPAHHRLEIGSTWLAPAFMRTPANRTFKRLLLDHAFGEMGILRVEIKTDILNTRSQQAIERLGATREGVLRQHMPRPDGTQRDTVMYSIIAEEWPQVRERLLGAS; from the coding sequence ATGCGCCACGACCTGACCCTGGTAGACGGCCCGTACACCCTGCGTCCCATGACCGACGCCGACACCGCCCCGCTGATGGCGCTGGCGCGGGCACACGAGGCCGAGTACGCCCGCATGGGCACCTTCCCCACCCAGGAGCGCTACTACACGGGTGCGCTGGACGCCCCGGATCAGCTGCCGTTCGTGAAACTGGTCGGCGGTGAACTGGCGGGCGCCACCCGCTTCATGGAGATGCGCCCCGCACATCACCGCCTGGAGATCGGCAGCACGTGGCTGGCCCCGGCGTTCATGCGCACGCCCGCGAACCGCACCTTCAAGCGCCTGCTGCTGGACCACGCCTTCGGCGAGATGGGCATCCTGCGTGTGGAGATCAAGACCGACATCCTGAACACCCGCAGCCAGCAGGCCATCGAACGCCTGGGCGCCACCCGCGAGGGCGTCCTGCGCCAGCACATGCCCCGCCCGGACGGCACGCAGCGCGACACCGTCATGTACTCCATCATCGCGGAGGAATGGCCGCAGGTGCGAGAGCGGCTACTGGGGGCCAGCTGA
- a CDS encoding benzoate/H(+) symporter BenE family transporter translates to MTVMPAPSRSFWQDSNSGAVLSGLITMLIGWAGPNVLIYSVAQAAHLSDGAAMSWLWAHALLAGLTGIVLSLRTRMPVLITWSTPGIAFLVTALPGIPFPEAVGAFITSGVLVVLLGTFGPLTRALQGIPAPLAAALNAAILLPFGFRALQAFGTAPALVGVMILAYFALRQLAPRWAVAGVLVAGVVASAALNLWHPAPVTLALTRPEFVAPAFSLHATLNLALPLTLLAFTGQFVPGFGVLKTNGYEPAPGPVLRACGAASVAAAFAGCHNLTLGALLANIVSGPEAHPDAQRRYTAAVWAGVFNIAVGLFAGTFLHLMGILPAQAISALAGLALLSAVGSSLQGAFQGVAAGSLAAPVVLLVTLSGITPLGVGAAFWGILAGLAVHWTERRRPAPARLSVPGRPAPVTDAQPDT, encoded by the coding sequence ATGACCGTCATGCCCGCTCCGTCCCGTTCGTTCTGGCAGGATTCCAATTCTGGTGCGGTGCTGAGTGGCCTGATCACCATGCTGATCGGCTGGGCCGGGCCGAACGTGCTGATCTACTCGGTGGCGCAGGCGGCGCACCTGAGTGACGGGGCGGCCATGTCGTGGTTGTGGGCGCATGCGTTGCTGGCGGGTCTGACGGGCATCGTGCTGAGTCTCAGGACGCGCATGCCGGTCCTGATCACCTGGAGTACGCCGGGAATCGCGTTCCTGGTGACGGCGCTGCCCGGCATTCCCTTTCCGGAGGCGGTCGGGGCGTTCATCACGAGTGGGGTGCTGGTCGTGCTGCTGGGGACGTTCGGGCCGCTCACGCGGGCGTTGCAGGGCATTCCGGCGCCGCTGGCGGCCGCGCTGAACGCCGCGATTCTGCTGCCGTTCGGGTTCCGGGCGTTGCAGGCGTTCGGGACGGCTCCGGCGCTGGTGGGCGTGATGATCCTCGCCTACTTCGCGTTGCGGCAACTCGCGCCGCGCTGGGCGGTGGCGGGTGTGCTGGTGGCGGGCGTGGTTGCCAGCGCCGCCCTGAACCTGTGGCACCCGGCCCCCGTGACCCTGGCCCTGACCCGCCCGGAGTTCGTGGCGCCCGCTTTCAGTCTGCATGCCACCCTGAACCTCGCGTTGCCGCTGACGCTGCTGGCGTTCACGGGGCAGTTCGTGCCGGGGTTCGGCGTGCTGAAAACCAACGGGTACGAGCCCGCGCCGGGTCCGGTCCTGCGGGCGTGCGGGGCGGCGAGCGTGGCGGCGGCGTTCGCGGGGTGCCATAACCTGACGCTGGGGGCGTTGCTGGCGAACATCGTCAGTGGTCCCGAGGCGCACCCGGACGCGCAGCGGCGTTACACGGCGGCCGTGTGGGCCGGGGTGTTCAACATTGCGGTGGGTCTGTTCGCCGGGACGTTCCTGCACCTGATGGGGATCCTGCCTGCGCAGGCCATTTCGGCGCTGGCGGGGCTGGCGCTGCTGTCTGCCGTGGGCAGCAGTTTGCAGGGGGCGTTTCAGGGTGTGGCGGCCGGGAGTCTCGCGGCGCCCGTGGTGCTGCTGGTGACGCTCAGCGGGATCACGCCGCTGGGGGTCGGGGCGGCCTTCTGGGGCATTCTGGCGGGACTGGCCGTTCACTGGACCGAGCGGCGCCGCCCGGCTCCCGCACGGCTGTCAGTGCCGGGCCGCCCCGCGCCTGTCACCGACGCGCAACCGGACACCTGA
- a CDS encoding LLM class flavin-dependent oxidoreductase — MKKIGFLSFGHWNPSPQSGTRSAADVLHQTIDLAVATEELGADGAYVRVHHFAQQLGSPFPLLAAMGAKTKKIELGTGVIDMRYENPLYMAEDAGSADLISGGRLQLGISRGSPEQVIDGWQHFGYAPAPGETDADMARRHAEVFLDVIEGKGFAQPNPCPMFPNPPGLLRLEPYSAGLRDRIWWGAASNATAEWAARMGMNLQSSTLKVDESGKPFHVQQAEQIRAYREAWKDAGHAREGRVSVSRSIFALVNDQDRVYFGRQGGQDQFGVIDQYRAVFGRSYADEPDRLIEQLRQDEAIAEADTLLLTVPNQLGVDYNAHLIESILTHVAPGLGWR, encoded by the coding sequence ATGAAGAAGATCGGGTTTCTCTCGTTCGGGCACTGGAATCCGTCCCCGCAGTCCGGCACGCGCTCGGCGGCGGACGTGCTGCATCAGACCATCGATCTGGCGGTCGCCACCGAGGAGCTGGGTGCGGACGGCGCGTACGTGCGGGTGCATCACTTCGCGCAGCAGCTGGGCTCGCCGTTCCCGCTGCTGGCGGCGATGGGCGCAAAAACGAAGAAAATCGAGCTGGGCACAGGCGTGATCGACATGCGCTACGAGAACCCGCTGTACATGGCCGAGGACGCCGGTTCCGCCGACCTGATCTCCGGCGGGAGGTTGCAGCTGGGCATCAGCCGGGGCTCGCCAGAACAGGTGATCGACGGGTGGCAGCACTTCGGGTACGCGCCCGCCCCCGGCGAGACCGACGCTGACATGGCGCGGCGGCACGCCGAGGTGTTCCTCGACGTGATCGAGGGCAAAGGTTTCGCGCAACCCAACCCCTGCCCGATGTTCCCGAACCCGCCGGGCCTGCTGCGCCTGGAGCCGTACTCGGCAGGCCTGCGCGACCGCATCTGGTGGGGCGCCGCGTCGAACGCCACCGCCGAGTGGGCCGCGCGGATGGGCATGAACCTCCAGAGTTCCACCCTGAAGGTCGACGAGAGTGGCAAGCCGTTCCATGTGCAACAGGCCGAGCAGATCCGCGCATACCGCGAGGCGTGGAAGGACGCGGGGCACGCCCGCGAGGGGCGCGTGTCGGTCAGCCGCAGCATCTTCGCGCTGGTCAACGACCAGGACCGCGTGTACTTCGGACGGCAGGGTGGGCAGGACCAGTTCGGGGTGATCGACCAGTACCGCGCCGTGTTCGGCCGCAGTTACGCCGACGAACCCGACCGCCTGATCGAGCAGCTGCGGCAGGACGAGGCCATCGCCGAGGCCGACACGTTGCTGCTGACCGTCCCGAACCAGCTGGGCGTGGACTACAACGCGCACCTGATCGAGAGCATCCTGACGCACGTCGCGCCGGGCCTGGGCTGGCGCTGA
- a CDS encoding GGDEF domain-containing protein, giving the protein MAARPAILSRNAFEDAFDALHGAPLTLAVLDLDHFKTLNDTLGHSEGDRVLRGVERLLSGSLPSGSVIGRIGGDEYACLLPETAAETALILLDEVIKHFHIHRDPHWPKSLGLSVGLASRPAHATHYAELYRAAEEALLRAKREGRARACIYVESKMVLKSNYYSKSQLDRLAKLSGALGRTEASLLREAVDDLIEKNRGEL; this is encoded by the coding sequence ATGGCCGCACGCCCCGCCATCCTGTCCCGCAACGCCTTCGAGGACGCCTTCGACGCCCTGCACGGCGCCCCCCTCACCCTCGCCGTCCTGGACCTCGACCACTTCAAGACCCTGAACGACACCCTGGGCCACAGCGAAGGTGACCGCGTCCTGCGCGGCGTGGAACGCCTGCTGTCCGGCAGCCTCCCGTCGGGCAGCGTCATCGGCCGCATCGGCGGTGACGAGTACGCCTGCCTGCTCCCCGAAACCGCCGCCGAGACCGCCCTGATCCTCCTCGACGAGGTCATCAAGCACTTTCACATTCACCGCGACCCCCACTGGCCCAAGAGCCTGGGCCTCAGCGTCGGCCTCGCCTCCCGCCCCGCCCACGCCACCCACTACGCCGAGCTGTACCGCGCCGCCGAGGAAGCCCTGCTGCGCGCCAAACGTGAAGGCCGCGCCCGCGCCTGCATCTACGTGGAAAGCAAGATGGTCCTGAAAAGCAACTACTACAGCAAGAGCCAGCTCGACCGCCTCGCCAAACTGAGCGGCGCCCTGGGCCGCACCGAGGCCAGCCTGCTGCGCGAAGCCGTGGACGACCTGATCGAGAAGAACCGGGGCGAACTGTGA
- a CDS encoding AAA family ATPase: MPLLLIVSGMPASGKSTLGTRLAHALNMPFVTKDEYKALLLARLPDLTRDVSGPLSFDVMWHVAGVTLAAGVDTLLETHFYRGVSEAHILKLAQAHGARVAQVFCHAPLTVLQARHDARVASGRRPGIDLPMDYATLPDHCCWTPLDLGGAPCLTVDTTGEDALPGVLAWLAALPCGVE, from the coding sequence ATGCCACTGCTGCTGATCGTGTCCGGCATGCCCGCCTCCGGAAAATCCACGCTGGGCACGCGACTCGCCCACGCGCTGAACATGCCGTTCGTGACGAAGGACGAATACAAGGCCCTGCTCCTGGCCCGCCTGCCGGACCTGACGCGGGACGTCTCCGGCCCCCTCAGCTTCGACGTGATGTGGCACGTCGCGGGCGTGACCCTGGCAGCGGGCGTGGACACCCTGCTGGAAACGCATTTCTACCGGGGCGTCAGCGAGGCCCACATCCTGAAGCTGGCCCAGGCACACGGGGCGAGGGTCGCGCAGGTGTTCTGCCACGCGCCGCTGACCGTGTTGCAGGCGCGGCACGACGCGCGGGTGGCGTCGGGACGGCGGCCGGGCATCGACCTGCCCATGGACTACGCCACCCTGCCGGATCACTGCTGCTGGACGCCGCTGGACCTGGGCGGCGCGCCGTGCCTGACGGTCGATACGACTGGTGAGGACGCGTTGCCGGGCGTGCTGGCGTGGCTGGCGGCCCTGCCCTGCGGGGTGGAATGA
- a CDS encoding histidine phosphatase family protein, with protein sequence MTPETPPKTDALHLTILRHGRSRADDENVHEGRYDSPLNPEGEAQAAALAAYWTANPPGFDRAYCSTLQRAHGTARIVTDALGVPLTPTDLLREWDNGPLAGMGREEALERYPIPAFRHDLDPFTAQGGESQAAIRARALHALELVWNGGGQRVLLVTHGGFGNSLLRELLVTQRGWFAFGDTAFATLRLSRSGHTAYVTGVNLTPHLP encoded by the coding sequence ATGACCCCAGAAACCCCGCCAAAGACCGACGCCCTGCACCTGACCATCCTGCGCCACGGCCGCAGCCGCGCCGACGACGAGAACGTCCACGAGGGCCGCTACGACAGCCCCCTGAACCCGGAAGGCGAGGCGCAGGCCGCCGCGCTGGCCGCGTACTGGACGGCGAACCCGCCGGGTTTCGACCGGGCGTACTGCTCGACGCTCCAGCGGGCGCACGGCACGGCCCGCATCGTCACGGACGCACTGGGCGTGCCCCTGACCCCCACGGACCTCCTGCGCGAGTGGGACAACGGCCCCCTGGCCGGAATGGGCCGCGAGGAGGCGCTGGAGCGGTACCCCATCCCGGCGTTCCGGCACGACCTCGACCCGTTCACGGCGCAGGGCGGCGAGAGTCAGGCAGCCATCCGCGCCCGCGCCCTGCACGCCCTGGAACTCGTGTGGAACGGCGGCGGCCAGCGCGTGCTGCTCGTCACGCACGGCGGCTTCGGCAACAGTCTGCTACGCGAACTGCTCGTCACGCAGCGCGGCTGGTTCGCGTTCGGCGACACGGCCTTCGCCACACTGCGTCTGAGCCGGAGCGGCCACACGGCCTACGTGACCGGCGTGAACCTCACGCCACACCTGCCCTGA
- a CDS encoding NUDIX domain-containing protein yields the protein MNGTGRVNLSPGLERTGRACVCVLHAGQVLLTGTSGGRWTLPGGGIEPGETPAQAAAREAWEEAGAHVTVDGEPFEVTSPHNGVTSVIFLARLHRQEPSPEGREHVWVDPAAAPWCDDYQLAPALEILRQRGWL from the coding sequence GTGAACGGCACCGGGCGCGTGAACCTCTCACCGGGCCTGGAACGCACCGGGCGGGCCTGCGTGTGCGTCCTGCACGCCGGACAGGTGCTGCTGACTGGCACGTCCGGCGGGCGCTGGACCCTGCCGGGCGGCGGCATCGAACCCGGCGAGACGCCCGCCCAGGCCGCCGCTCGCGAAGCCTGGGAGGAAGCGGGCGCGCACGTCACCGTGGACGGCGAACCCTTCGAGGTCACGTCGCCCCACAACGGCGTGACCAGCGTGATCTTCCTGGCGCGCCTGCACCGACAGGAACCCAGCCCGGAAGGACGCGAGCACGTCTGGGTGGACCCCGCTGCGGCCCCCTGGTGCGACGACTACCAGCTCGCCCCGGCACTGGAGATCCTGCGCCAGCGAGGCTGGCTGTGA
- a CDS encoding class I SAM-dependent methyltransferase — translation MSRPAFLNLSPGLDRVGRACAWIEREDGFVLMTGLEWGGWTLPGGGIHPGETPEQAAVREAWEEAGAHAEAAGGVAGEAVMLPGDSVCVPLRLKHLEPSPERRPVAWMNPRSLPWANDLQIREVLAARGQTPPHLEVPALVWLVQEQATRLAFRDSCSPETGRLLRTLAATRPGGRVLELGTGTGMGAAWLLSGLDRAARLLTVETDPARAEAAWAGLQADPRARVQRGDWRDVLRDGPFDLIFADCAAAKADPDALARALKPGGTLIMDNFSPPAFMSPDRHAGDPLRDALFTHPQLTCTELEVSRRERVLLAVRTA, via the coding sequence ATGAGCCGCCCTGCGTTCCTGAACCTGTCGCCGGGCCTGGACCGCGTGGGCCGCGCCTGCGCGTGGATCGAGCGGGAGGACGGCTTCGTGCTGATGACCGGGCTGGAGTGGGGCGGCTGGACGCTGCCGGGCGGCGGCATTCACCCCGGCGAGACGCCCGAGCAGGCGGCGGTCCGGGAGGCGTGGGAGGAAGCCGGAGCGCACGCCGAGGCGGCAGGCGGGGTGGCGGGCGAGGCCGTGATGCTGCCCGGCGACAGCGTGTGCGTCCCGCTGCGCCTGAAGCACCTGGAACCCAGCCCGGAGAGGCGCCCGGTCGCGTGGATGAACCCGCGTTCGCTGCCGTGGGCGAACGACCTTCAGATCCGCGAGGTGCTGGCCGCGCGCGGGCAGACGCCCCCGCACCTGGAAGTCCCGGCGCTGGTGTGGCTCGTGCAGGAGCAGGCGACCCGACTGGCGTTCAGGGATTCCTGCTCGCCCGAAACGGGCCGACTGCTGCGGACCCTGGCGGCCACGCGACCCGGCGGGCGGGTGCTGGAACTCGGGACGGGAACCGGCATGGGCGCGGCGTGGCTGCTCTCGGGCCTGGACCGCGCCGCCCGCCTCCTGACTGTGGAGACCGACCCCGCGCGGGCCGAGGCGGCCTGGGCGGGGTTGCAGGCCGATCCGCGCGCCCGCGTGCAACGGGGCGACTGGCGTGACGTGCTACGTGACGGGCCGTTCGACCTGATCTTCGCGGACTGCGCCGCCGCGAAAGCCGACCCGGACGCCCTGGCCCGCGCCCTGAAGCCCGGCGGGACGCTGATCATGGACAACTTCAGCCCGCCCGCCTTCATGTCGCCCGACCGGCACGCGGGCGACCCGCTGAGGGACGCGCTGTTCACCCACCCGCAGCTGACCTGCACCGAACTGGAAGTCAGTCGCCGCGAACGCGTGCTGCTGGCCGTGAGGACCGCATGA